The DNA region ATATTCTCCATTCACTTAAAAATCATATAACACATCAACTTTAACTTATTGTCTTGCCCCCGCGTGATTGAAACCATTTCCACAAAGAACATTGCTTAATAATTTCTAATGCATATACAAACCAGCACTTAAGTCTCCTCTGTGAGCATGCAAGCAAATGTTTAACCGTTAGAATGCGATCTAAGCACTTGTTCATTAAAACACATTCAACCTATCAAACCTCTTTTCTCACCTCCGTGCGATCGAAAAccttttcagaaagaacattgttcaatcctttctaacgcgcataacaaactagtgcttaagcctccgccgagaatagacaagccaacgtttagcctttagaatgcgatctaaatagttgttcattaaaaaacaccaatAAATCGTAGTTCCAAtaactacgaatgctctgacttccttattgcactataaggatacgtaggtacgagattgcgagatcttagcgaacacactaataaaaaacctccattttcccttctgaggtttccattttatcgatattttcctattccttcattggaataaataaatttcggtgacgactctgttcgaatcatttttccgcgaccatcgcaagagatcgtatttttcgagatgcgacatCCATGTAATGACTTAAATATGTTATTTTCTAATGTTTCTAATTGTGTTGATGTTCAGATTATTCATGATTATAATTGTTTGATTGTGGTTCTTGATTATAATTGTCTAATTGTAGTTCCACATGTTCCATTGTTGTCTTCACTTTTTCATATTAGGTTGATTTACTGCATTGTCTATGAAGCCATGTGATGCCCCTCTTGGTTCATCTCATGTAGTTGTGCATGTCTTTGTTcatgtgtttgtgtttgttgtgttCCTGCATTAGATCTACCTGTCAAGCTTCCTGCATCGGCGTGGATTCAGTAAATGCATAATGTCTTGCATAACATGTTGCAGTACCCTTGATGTACCTCAAGTTGAAATATTCTCTGCCTCATGACTCTTTAGTTAGACATGTTTAATGCTTTTTATCTCCTTATTTTTCCTAGTTGAATGAATTCTGTTACAACTTTGTATTTAATGACCTATTATTAGTCAATTAGTACATAATTCCAATAGTTTTTTTGCATACACTTTTGACATAGAATGCATAACCATCTCTTTCCACCTTAACTTCATCAAAGATTTTGGATGATAAATCTATGTCCACCATAATTCATGCATAATGCCAAAATgtgtttttcttttttttctttcaaatcatcGATTAATAGAGTGTTCTCACACCACTAGAAGTTTTGGATAATGTCTTATGTTGCCAATATTTCAGCAACAAATCCATAAACCTTTTCCAAACTTGAGCATGTGTTTGTTTTTATGTATATGTATTAAAATCTGGCTCCCACTTGGATAATCATAAGAATTCTGGTTTTTAATTGTAGGTACCCAGGGACTAAGTTTTTTTTATCCTCTATTGTTTGGAATTGAAAATCATAGAATCCTTTTCCCAATGACATGAGTTTCCAAGGTGCAGAATTTATTTATTAAGAGTGcaatttgattgataatttcttGTTGTTAAAGGCTCGTCGTCTTTGTTTGCAACAAGTCTACCATGATGATAATTTTGCATCCAATTACTCTCTTTATGTATTTATCATGTGAGATTTTAATGCAACTTGAGTCTCCCTTGATTGAGAATATAAATATTTGGACAATTGAATAATGCTCCGTGTTTAAATTATTTGCATAAAGAATTATGTCTTGATATCTGTATACACATGTCTGATACTTGGTTGCGAGTCCATGCAGTACCACCTACAGATGAGAGACGGTGACGGCGACAAAGGGCCATAAAACTCTCTTGCGACGACTAGGTTTCAAAACCTAACCAAACTTTGAAgtaaattttttattatttaaatataattcCATAAGATAAAGTGAGGTAGAGATAAAGATGTAAATTGATATCCACGGGGACAAATAGTATGATATATGTGTCTGCTGTTCCGTTGGATAAATATGATATCAGTATTTGTCCCATATTTGTGCGGGTATCTGCTAAACAGATAATCCACGGATTTTAAAGTATCCATGAATATTTATTGATATCCATGTATAATATTTTttctaaaattattttttgaaaaaaatattttcaaatttcttttaaAGACATTTATTATCACATATTATCTATACAATTTGCTCTTATTTTAACAATAAAATTTCATTGCATTCATTTCCTTCCTTTTCACCAAAATACAATAACATCTGAACATAATATTCTTACAttttatttttaacaaaaatattAAAGATAGATATTGAAGAGAGGACGGTAGAGAAGTAGGAAGAGGGGCACCGATTGGAGGAGGAAGAGAGGTATTGGTTGATTCGATGATATAATTGTTGAAGGGAGGTATAAAGTATAGAAGGAATTTAAATATGAAATGACCAATATAATTTGTATGAGATGACTAATATAATTTGTATGAAATGttaaaaaaaatctttaaaaaactataaaagataatataaaaatattatttttttaaagatgaaaagacaaaatataaaaattaataatatttaaataatttttataattaattaatgGATATGGAGATTTATGGGTACCAATATTATTAGACTTATATCTATAtctattaaaaaaatatatttagATATCTATTTATTATATATTCACAAATATGTATTAAACAATCCGTCTCATATCTTTGGTGGATTTTATTCATTGATGTCAACGAAAACTGATTTTTTTTCATGTTTAAGTGGGAAGGAAGAAACTTCAACTATCAAATATCTATCCGGTAAAATAAAGTATCGTCAAACTCCCTAATATATCATTTCTTTATAAAAAATTATACTACCAAAATTGCATATTTATAATTAacaaatattaaaaaaaattgaaactACCTCTTTTTACCATCTAATTCATTTTTCACTTTTTACTTTTAATTTTTCCACTCTTCATTTTCTTCTCTTAATTCACATTTTAAATTTCGCTCACATTTCTTTTTCTCACactttctcattttcattttcatttattctctctttatttttatttttcttattgTATTTTTTAAGTATAAACAAAATAATTTGAATCTCTTTTTAATATAATGAAGAAGAATAtagaaaaatattgaatttttaaaacacaatttatataaaaaatattcaTAATTTATATCATTATTGTTCGTTTTAAGTAATTCATTAGAAATTGAcatatatatttaaatatattgTATACCCTATTAAATTGGATATCTCTCAATAACAGTAAACacaattaattttttatttcaCGAATTATTATCATGACAATATCTAACTTTATTTTAgatataaattttttattttcaaatatgatttttttttctcCATCTCATAAGTCTTTTCTTTTATATGATTATTTAATATAATTAAGTTTATATGATAATTGTTCATTTTATAATTAAGTAACAAATTATAAATTGACAGATGTATCTAAAAATATTGTGTATTTGATCAAATTGAATATCACTCAACAAAGATATACAATGCTAACTTTTCATTTTAACGGGTCattgaataatttttttttcattttaaattcaaGTGTATCTAAATATATTTTTATACAGTAGGACTCACGGATATCTTGTTAATTCCCTTACAAAATAAGGGACAAGGTTTTGCTACTTCGAATTTGCTACTTTAGTGACTTTCTCTCTGCAGCTCTAAGTATTCCTCTCACTAGTTAAAATAACATATTTTAATTACTCATTTTTCTACTAAATACACCAAAGTACCAAAGGCATGAAATAGTAAAGTTAGCCAATCCTCTCCCCAAAATAAGGGTAGAGAAAAATGGAGAAGTGTCATGAATAGATTCTTGTGTTTGGCCTATTGACACTCTCTCACTCTCACATTAAACTCACAAGTGCTTCTCTTGTCTCTTTCACACTTTTTTTACATTTCCAAGTCAGTCTCTCACGTGCTCCTCAAAAACACTCTCTCCCCCTTTCACACCTTCAATACCCTTTTCGTCTTTTCTTCCTCACTCCCCTTTCTCTCTATAGTTACCAAAACCAAAAAGCAATTCATAATATCATCACCCTTTTCACTAACAAAAAGAAACTAGTAAAACTAAAAGTAAGCCTAATCATTCATCCATTTTCATAATCCTTCCGCTTTGGAAACAATGAAAGAAGAAGATGTAACTAGTGATGGATCAATGCAACAATATTGCATTAACCATCCTCATAGAAAAAACCCTGGCGGTATATGTGCTTTTTGTCTTCAAGAAAAACTTGGTAAACTTGTTTCTTCTTCCTTCCCTCTTCCAATGActccttcttcatcttcttccctCTCTCCTCCTCCTTCTTCTTCACCTTCTTTCAGATCCCAAACTCTTCCAGCTTCTTCTCTTAATTCCCTCTCTCTCCCTCCAACTTCCACCAAACATGACCATCAAACGCGTTCGCGTCTACCTTTTCTCTTACCAAACAAGAACAAAAAGAAGAAACCTTCTTCCATCAACATGGACATAAACATaaactcttcatcttcatcttctgCAAATGTTAGTTCTGATGTTGTTTTCAAGCGTAGCAAATCCATAGCCAGTGCCACACCCAGAAGAACCAAGTTTCTTGATGATGAAGTAGAAAATGGAGATTTCAAAACCAGAAAAAGGAACCGTTTTTGGTCTTTTCTCTATCTTTCATCTTCTACCAAACAACAACCCTCTAGCTCCTGCAGCaagaaaatggaagaaaaaagCTGCAGCATCGACGGTAACAGTAGTGCAACGATCTCATCTCTGAAACCGAAGTTTTGTCCTTCTGTAGGAAGAAACTGTGACATGgtagttgaagaagaagaagaggaagaagaggaagaagaagaagcttCTGGTTCAAGTTCCGGTTCTGGTTCTGGTTGCTGTGAACAAGAACAACGCAAGGTTTCAAGATCTAGATCTGTTGGATGTGGCAGCAGAAGCTTCTCCGGCGATTTCTTTGAGAAATTCTCAACTGGGTTCGGAGACTGCACTCTAAGAAGAGTTGAATCTCAACGTGAAGGCAAGGCTAATAAGGTAATTCCATCTTCTTGTTCTTCTTCTGCTGTTGCTGCTACTGGAAATAGAAATATTCAACACTGTATGAAAGATAGAGTGAAGTGTGGTGGAATATTTGGTGGGTTTATGATGATGAATTCATCTTCATCTTATTGGGTTTCTAATGGTGAGGATGGAAGAACTAGAACTAGTAGTTGGGGTTGGGCACTTGCTAGTCCTATGAGAGCTTTTAGCAGTAAAAGCAGTTCTAAAGATAACAAAAGCACTTCTGAGAAGAACAATACACCAAATTTATCTGCTGTTCCTTCATTGCTTATTGCCAGAGGCTAAAATCTTAAAGGGGTCAATTTTAATTAGAAGACACAAGTTTGATTAATTCATACTACCTCTTTGCTTGCTCTATGTAATGTGTTTATTTTGTGGATGAATCATAATTTTTCTTTCATTGGTAATGTAATAGTTTTATAAGAAGAAACAATTATTTTGATACTTGAATGAATGTGTGAGACATTGTCACAATAGTTCAAGAATAGATCAAAATTATGGTTTCCTGTTCCAATTCTTTATGTTGTTTTTGGAGGGGAATTGGAAAAGAAAGTCTGATATCATGTGATTTGTTTGTTTTACTACTTAAGAATTTGGATGTATGTTGTATGTAATTTAATGTTAGTTTATGTAATGTATAATCACTATTCACATGCATACACATGTTTTGAGCAATTTAGGCAGAATGTGGAAGATATATAGAATCAATCTAGACCATGTTATGGCTATGCAACTTAGATGAAGCAGTTTTATAATAGTAGTAATCTGTGGGCTTGTTATTAAATGGTCAAGAGTCAAATGGATGAACATGTGAGTGAAAGTGGTCCCCTAGATTGTGTTGAGCAACAAGATCTTGTAATCACTGGTAATTGTAACATTTTTGTAGGCTTTAGCATGGAACTGCTGGCAGGCCTATTAATGCTAATATTTTAGACATTTTGTTTGACCTATTCCACATGCAAAGTTCACAGCTGTATATTCAAAACAAAAGATCTTGTGTTCTTAATTGTGTTTGTTTATAGGTTGAATGGACTGGTGTGGTGATGAGTATTAATTGGGAATTCACTCCAGTACACCTGCAAGTTACTACTTCCTCCGTTCCGTTCCTTTTTAAAGTTACTACTTCCTCCGTTCCGTTCCTTTTTAATTGTCGTTTTTGAGTAAAaattttgtttctttttattTATCGTTTTCAAAGTTCAAGgtaatatttattttttatttctcaaaattattCCTA from Lathyrus oleraceus cultivar Zhongwan6 chromosome 1, CAAS_Psat_ZW6_1.0, whole genome shotgun sequence includes:
- the LOC127073146 gene encoding cell wall protein RBR3; the encoded protein is MKEEDVTSDGSMQQYCINHPHRKNPGGICAFCLQEKLGKLVSSSFPLPMTPSSSSSLSPPPSSSPSFRSQTLPASSLNSLSLPPTSTKHDHQTRSRLPFLLPNKNKKKKPSSINMDININSSSSSSANVSSDVVFKRSKSIASATPRRTKFLDDEVENGDFKTRKRNRFWSFLYLSSSTKQQPSSSCSKKMEEKSCSIDGNSSATISSLKPKFCPSVGRNCDMVVEEEEEEEEEEEEASGSSSGSGSGCCEQEQRKVSRSRSVGCGSRSFSGDFFEKFSTGFGDCTLRRVESQREGKANKVIPSSCSSSAVAATGNRNIQHCMKDRVKCGGIFGGFMMMNSSSSYWVSNGEDGRTRTSSWGWALASPMRAFSSKSSSKDNKSTSEKNNTPNLSAVPSLLIARG